One region of Sulfuriroseicoccus oceanibius genomic DNA includes:
- a CDS encoding 1,4-dihydroxy-2-naphthoyl-CoA synthase, translating to MVSEIFHAEDWKEVEGFSFEDITYHEAVVGGTVRIAFNRPECRNAFRPQTVDELYRALEHARTNASIGVVLLTGNGPSPKDGGWAFCSGGDQRVRGKDGYKYEGTEDATGAGLGRLHILEVQRLIRFMPKVVIAVVPGYAVGGGHSLHVVCDLTLASKEHAVFQQKDADVASFDAGYGSAYLAKQVGQKRAREIFFLGLRYTAQDAYEMGMVNKVVPHAELEKKALEWACIINEKSPTAQKMLKYAFNLTDDGMVGQQIFAGEATRLAYGTDEAAEGREAFVEKRKPDFSKFSRQY from the coding sequence ATGGTTTCAGAAATTTTCCACGCTGAGGACTGGAAGGAAGTCGAGGGCTTTTCGTTTGAAGATATCACCTATCACGAGGCGGTCGTCGGTGGCACGGTGCGGATCGCGTTCAACCGTCCGGAGTGCCGTAACGCATTTCGCCCGCAAACCGTGGATGAGTTGTATCGCGCGCTCGAGCACGCGCGAACCAATGCGTCGATCGGCGTGGTGCTGCTGACCGGTAACGGACCTAGCCCGAAGGATGGCGGTTGGGCGTTTTGTTCCGGCGGCGACCAGCGGGTGCGTGGCAAGGACGGTTACAAATACGAGGGCACCGAGGATGCGACGGGCGCAGGGCTCGGGCGCTTGCACATTCTGGAAGTGCAGCGCTTGATCCGCTTCATGCCAAAGGTCGTGATCGCAGTGGTTCCAGGTTACGCGGTGGGCGGTGGCCATTCGTTGCATGTCGTTTGCGACCTGACCCTGGCATCGAAAGAGCACGCTGTGTTCCAGCAAAAGGATGCGGATGTTGCGAGTTTCGACGCGGGTTATGGCTCGGCGTATCTTGCCAAACAAGTCGGGCAGAAGCGGGCACGTGAGATTTTCTTCCTCGGTCTGCGTTACACCGCTCAGGACGCATATGAGATGGGGATGGTGAACAAAGTGGTGCCTCACGCGGAGCTGGAAAAGAAGGCGCTCGAGTGGGCCTGCATCATCAACGAAAAGTCACCAACCGCGCAAAAGATGCTGAAGTATGCGTTCAACCTGACCGACGACGGGATGGTGGGGCAGCAGATCTTCGCGGGTGAGGCGACTCGTCTGGCGTACGGCACCGACGAGGCTGCGGAAGGGCGCGAGGCATTCGTGGAGAAGCGGAAGCCGGACTTTTCCAAGTTCTCGCGCCAGTATTAA
- a CDS encoding glycoside hydrolase family 43 protein → MKKRFRLGAAIGFGLSLVAGQVAQAADSFKPGEVWPDDKGVHINAHGGGVLFHEGTYYWYGEHKIEGTAGNRAEVGVHVYSSKDLYNWKDEGIALAVSDDPESEIVKGCIIERPKVIYNETTKKFVMWFHLELKGQGYSAARSGVAVADNPTGPFTYVRSMRPNAGVWPVNVTEDLKDPESIAKAKGKYFGGGVDENQKQYNVLGADFEGGQMARDMTLFVDDDGAAYHLYSSEHNATLHISKLTPDYLDHAGEYARFFPHRWMEAPAICKRDGKYYIIASGCTGWAPNAARSAVADSIFGPWKELGNPCVGENAEITFGGQSTFILPVQGKDDAYIAMFDQWRPNNAIDGRYVWLPIEFTDEGMKIEWRDEWSLDVFDPK, encoded by the coding sequence GTGAAAAAGCGGTTCCGCCTCGGGGCCGCGATTGGTTTTGGTCTGTCGTTAGTCGCGGGTCAGGTCGCGCAGGCGGCGGATTCCTTCAAGCCAGGGGAAGTTTGGCCTGATGACAAAGGTGTGCACATCAATGCGCACGGCGGCGGGGTGCTCTTCCACGAGGGAACCTATTATTGGTACGGCGAGCACAAGATCGAAGGCACGGCGGGTAACCGTGCGGAGGTCGGCGTGCATGTTTATTCGTCCAAGGATCTCTACAATTGGAAAGACGAAGGCATTGCGCTCGCGGTTTCCGATGATCCGGAGAGTGAGATTGTAAAAGGTTGCATCATCGAGCGACCGAAGGTGATCTACAACGAGACCACGAAGAAGTTCGTGATGTGGTTCCATTTGGAACTCAAAGGGCAGGGGTATTCGGCGGCGCGTTCCGGTGTGGCCGTGGCGGACAATCCGACCGGACCATTCACTTATGTCCGTAGCATGCGCCCGAATGCTGGTGTGTGGCCGGTGAATGTGACCGAGGATTTGAAGGATCCGGAGTCGATCGCGAAGGCGAAAGGGAAGTACTTCGGCGGGGGCGTCGATGAGAACCAGAAGCAGTACAATGTGCTGGGTGCGGATTTTGAGGGTGGGCAGATGGCTCGCGACATGACTTTGTTTGTCGATGACGACGGTGCCGCCTACCATCTCTACTCGTCCGAGCACAATGCCACACTGCATATCTCGAAGCTGACGCCGGACTATCTCGACCACGCCGGCGAGTACGCTCGCTTTTTCCCGCACCGCTGGATGGAGGCACCCGCGATCTGCAAGCGTGACGGGAAGTATTACATCATCGCCTCGGGGTGCACCGGATGGGCGCCAAATGCCGCGCGCTCCGCTGTGGCCGATTCGATTTTCGGACCATGGAAGGAGCTGGGGAACCCATGCGTGGGCGAGAATGCGGAGATCACCTTTGGTGGGCAGAGTACATTCATCCTTCCGGTTCAGGGGAAGGATGACGCTTACATTGCCATGTTTGACCAGTGGCGCCCGAACAACGCAATCGATGGCCGCTATGTCTGGCTGCCGATTGAGTTCACCGACGAGGGGATGAAAATTGAATGGCGCGACGAGTGGAGCCTCGACGTCTTT